A portion of the Streptomyces coeruleoprunus genome contains these proteins:
- a CDS encoding RNA-binding S4 domain-containing protein, whose protein sequence is MAATDEPTGTVRVDSWIWAVRLTKTRSQAATACRAGHVRVNGDRAKPAQSVKPGDEVRLFHAGRERVVEVRSLLAKRVGAPVAAEAYVDKSPPPPPREQVALAGVRDRGAGRPTKRERRELDQLRGARRS, encoded by the coding sequence ATGGCAGCGACCGACGAGCCGACCGGCACCGTACGGGTGGACAGCTGGATCTGGGCGGTCCGGCTCACCAAGACCCGCTCCCAGGCCGCCACGGCCTGCCGCGCCGGTCACGTCCGCGTCAACGGCGACCGCGCCAAGCCCGCCCAGTCCGTCAAGCCCGGGGACGAGGTGCGCCTCTTCCACGCCGGCCGCGAGCGCGTCGTCGAGGTGAGGAGCCTGCTCGCCAAGCGGGTCGGCGCCCCCGTCGCCGCCGAGGCGTACGTCGACAAGAGCCCGCCCCCGCCGCCCCGCGAGCAGGTGGCGCTCGCCGGCGTCCGCGACCGCGGCGCCGGCCGGCCCACCAAGCGCGAACGCCGCGAACTGGACCAGCTCCGCGGCGCCCGCCGTTCCTAG